A DNA window from Etheostoma spectabile isolate EspeVRDwgs_2016 chromosome 22, UIUC_Espe_1.0, whole genome shotgun sequence contains the following coding sequences:
- the skida1 gene encoding SKI/DACH domain-containing protein 1 — translation MGDLECGFEEMQGVRLGYLLIKGKQMFALSQVFTDLLKNIPRTTVHKRMDHLNVKKHHCDLEELRKLKAINSIAFHAAKCTLISREDVEALYFSCKTERVLKSNKRKAKAMCSPGDEEASPGLLHADAELWKEKVWFSLHGVPETLTLHNKTGRKRELTPCLTDSKLPQFYHKTNGREHRSVTKPSHKHFKNYETAKIAGNRVTLSQRHSFFRSAVSRQPAGLQSAIAAQSRLSRSAGDLLHKRKRRREGGGGGRDSARHSWSRSRHAHHHIPPVLLVQPKSPGGHGTSFGAFHIGPDFYLDPRPHHHHHHQHHHHHHHHHHEPSFPESYSSDTESSTYSDRAYPDSDFGSGLSTSSNSGSSEEEEEGEDEDDTQSESSDVSSDEEESSSQSDSSSVSSRVSVQSIRFRRARVGSLAKSLNTSKAPLVLQPTFHYNNQYQLEKQHRTLGHVAASQPGDRQEKRQKCEFICSETKKDFGPLQPPKFNSTVMGESFFTESKRGKAFEADPNRAGRVVEQAPYSPGPDRKKAFHPSRRTPGHPTKCPPALSAQCDQDKEAKLPKCTDKREAKASSLKPPTPLKKIKIEPEELCVTAAPHSDSGRTTRTPPFNLHNVKVKVEESCDEYEYQSQATVVKCKEDKTESSNGQYPIKHGDLFNSGIKATEKSPDVPPRSPSGPQEYRSTQNSPCMEEWEHSNKTCRVPVLGRKKTRVSRTQTKQNVPRVNKTASSSSSSSSSSSRPSGCEEVSTVDLPSRRKRSTVASPTKMPFNLMANFPSLPSLVVGSDGDLCPAYSLNSLRGPGPPPPSHPVWRWQPGGQILPPPHAQRTRKC, via the coding sequence ATGGGAGACCTGGAGTGTGGCTTTGAAGAAATGCAAGGGGTGAGATTGGGATACCTGCTCATCAAAGGCAAGCAAATGTTTGCTTTGTCTCAGGTCTTCACCGACCTGCTGAAGAACATCCCCCGGACCACGGTGCACAAGCGCATGGACCACCTGAACGTGAAAAAGCATCACTGCGACCTGGAGGAGCTGCGGAAGCTTAAAGCAATAAACTCTATAGCTTTCCATGCCGCTAAATGCACCCTCATATCGCGGGAGGACGTGGAGGCTCTGTATTTCTCCTGCAAGACGGAGCGGGTGTTAAAGTCCAACAAAAGGAAAGCGAAAGCAATGTGTTCCCCCGGGGATGAGGAAGCATCCCCGGGGCTCCTCCATGCGGACGCCGAACTGTGGAAGGAAAAAGTTTGGTTTAGTTTGCACGGTGTCCCGGAGACTCTCACACTTCACAACAAAACAGGCAGGAAGAGAGAGCTGACTCCTTGCCTTACCGACTCCAAACTACCTCAATTTTACCACAAAACCAACGGACGGGAGCACCGTTCCGTGACTAAGCCCAGTcacaaacactttaaaaactaTGAAACCGCTAAAATAGCAGGGAATCGTGTTACTTTGAGCCAAAGGCACTCGTTTTTCAGGAGCGCGGTGAGCCGGCAGCCGGCGGGGCTTCAGTCCGCCATAGCTGCTCAGTCCAGGCTCTCGCGCTCAGCCGGCGACCTACTTCACAAAAGGAAGAGGAGGCGCGAGGGGGGCGGCGGCGGCAGGGACAGCGCGAGGCACTCGTGGAGCAGGAGCAGACACGCGCACCACCACATCCCGCCGGTGCTGCTCGTACAACCCAAATCACCCGGCGGTCACGGGACTTCTTTTGGTGCTTTTCACATCGGTCCGGATTTCTATCTTGACCCCAGAcctcaccatcaccaccaccaccagcatcaccatcatcatcaccaccaccaccacgagCCGAGTTTCCCGGAGAGTTACAGCAGCGACACCGAGTCCAGCACCTACTCCGACCGGGCGTACCCAGACTCGGACTTTGGGTCTGGCCTCTCCACCTCCAGCAACTCCGGGAGCtccgaggaggaagaggagggcgAGGACGAAGATGACACGCAGTCAGAGAGTTCAGATGTCAGCTCAGACGAGGAGGAAAGCTCCTCTCAGTCCGACTCGAGCTCTGTTTCAAGCCGTGTTTCGGTCCAGAGCATCAGGTTCAGACGGGCCCGGGTCGGTTCTCTCGCCAAATCTCTCAACACTAGTAAAGCACCTTTGGTCCTGCAGCCCACGTTTCACTACAACAACCAGTATCAACTTGAGAAACAGCACAGGACACTGGGCCATGTTGCCGCTTCACAGCCAGGGGACAGACAGGAGAAACGTCAGAAATGTGAATTTATATGCAGTGAAACTAAAAAGGACTTTGGACCCTTACAGCCACCAAAATTTAACTCAACTGTCATGGGGGAGAGCTTTTTCACTGAGTCGAAAAGGGGGAAAGCGTTTGAGGCTGATCCAAACAGGGCTGGCCGTGTGGTCGAGCAGGCCCCTTATTCACCGGGACCCGACCGGAAAAAGGCCTTTCACCCCTCACGCAGGACACCGGGGCATCCCACCAAGTGCCCCCCGGCGCTGAGCGCTCAGTGTGACCAGGACAAAGAAGCCAAGCTCCCCAAATGTACCGACAAAAGGGAGGCGAAAGCCAGCAGCCTAAAACCGCCCActccactgaaaaaaataaagatcgAGCCAGAGGAGCTCTGTGTGACCGCAGCCCCCCACTCGGACAGCGGCAGGACAACCAGGACGCCACCCTTCAACCTCCACAATGTGAAAGTTAAAGTGGAAGAAAGCTGTGATGAATATGAATACCAGAGCCAGGCCACTGTAGTCAAATGTAAAGAAGATAAGACAGAGAGCAGCAATGGGCAATATCCCATCAAACACGGGGATCTTTTCAACAGCGGGATTAAAGCCACAGAGAAGAGCCCTGATGTGCCCCCCAGGTCCCCGTCTGGTCCTCAGGAATACAGGAGCACCCAGAACAGCCCATGTATGGAGGAGTGGGAGCACAGTAACAAAACCTGCAGGGTTCCGGtactggggagaaaaaaaacccgAGTTTCCAGGacgcaaacaaaacaaaacgtgCCCAGGGTCAACAAGActgcctcttcttcttcttcgtcttcttcgtcttcttctcgCCCCTCGGGCTGCGAGGAAGTATCCACGGTGGATTTACCGAGCAGACGCAAACGCAGCACCGTAGCATCGCCTACAAAAATGCCTTTCAACCTGATGGCAAATTTCCCATCCCTGCCTTCTCTGGTTGTTGGCAGCGACGGGGATTTGTGCCCTGCTTACTCCCTGAACTCGCTGAGGGGCCCCGGGCCTCCCCCTCCGTCCCACCCCGTGTGGAGGTGGCAGCCAGGCGGCCAGATTCTCCCTCCCCCACACGCTCAGAGAACTAGGAAATGCTGA